In the Synechococcus sp. Nb3U1 genome, one interval contains:
- a CDS encoding TetR/AcrR family transcriptional regulator, giving the protein MPTTTLTKEEAILQGALQEFLEHGYAGTSMDKVASSAGVSKATVYSHFQDKEHLFVALIDQFTEQRMSVFLELLQDNVSDNQFRDNSAYDLKAGLKQIALSIIHKVSEDEFILPFMRLLIAESGRFPNLGKTFLTHIEIHGLNVISEYLSSYPDLKLKDPEAVARIFFGSLVHYMIVQEMLHGKEVIPMEAERLVDSLVNLVVMQAGNHAFAGAD; this is encoded by the coding sequence ATGCCTACTACCACTCTGACCAAAGAAGAGGCCATTCTCCAGGGAGCTCTCCAAGAGTTCCTGGAACATGGCTATGCGGGTACTAGCATGGATAAAGTGGCGAGTTCGGCAGGGGTTTCCAAAGCAACTGTTTACAGTCATTTTCAAGACAAGGAACATCTTTTTGTTGCCTTGATTGATCAGTTCACTGAGCAAAGAATGTCTGTTTTTTTAGAGCTTCTTCAGGATAATGTTTCGGATAACCAATTTCGAGATAATAGTGCCTACGATCTCAAAGCTGGATTAAAGCAAATTGCCCTAAGTATAATCCATAAAGTTTCTGAAGACGAGTTTATTCTTCCCTTCATGCGACTTTTAATAGCAGAGTCGGGCCGTTTTCCAAACTTGGGCAAAACCTTTCTAACCCACATAGAGATCCATGGCTTGAACGTAATCTCGGAGTACCTAAGCTCTTATCCCGACCTAAAGCTGAAAGATCCAGAGGCCGTCGCACGAATTTTTTTCGGCTCGTTGGTGCATTACATGATTGTGCAGGAAATGTTGCACGGCAAAGAGGTAATTCCTATGGAAGCAGAGCGCTTGGTGGATAGCCTGGTGAATTTGGTGGTGATGCAGGCGGGAAATCATGCGTTTGCCGGTGCCGACTAG
- a CDS encoding DUF2834 domain-containing protein, with protein MPEPVQTEGGMGIRRVLELLFQNRISSFFGMDVLVSSLALWISISSERSRLGMKRCMC; from the coding sequence ATCCCGGAGCCGGTCCAAACGGAGGGAGGGATGGGTATCCGGCGGGTTCTGGAGCTGCTGTTTCAAAATCGGATCTCCAGCTTCTTTGGCATGGATGTACTGGTATCCTCACTGGCGTTGTGGATTTCTATCTCTAGCGAGAGATCCCGACTGGGCATGAAACGGTGTATGTGCTGA
- a CDS encoding ChaB family protein, which yields MGSALISLGMPQDKAAIYQTRVQAGEFLLVVQVPEEKSGETYLLLQSSGGEELSINDLNLPSEPEGSLTPETISPDIRSDLSEEAQQTLQQTFVEAYNQSRQDNYDHSNALLRAWDKVKQFFERDDKGIFSKRKS from the coding sequence TTGGGATCGGCCCTGATCTCACTGGGGATGCCACAGGATAAAGCAGCGATTTATCAAACCCGTGTGCAGGCAGGTGAGTTTTTGCTGGTGGTGCAAGTGCCCGAAGAAAAATCAGGTGAAACCTACCTGCTGCTCCAGAGTTCTGGTGGCGAAGAGCTTTCGATCAATGATTTAAATCTTCCCAGTGAGCCTGAGGGATCCCTTACACCAGAAACCATTTCACCAGACATCCGTTCTGATTTATCTGAAGAAGCGCAGCAAACCTTGCAGCAAACCTTTGTAGAGGCCTACAATCAAAGTCGTCAGGATAATTATGATCATAGCAATGCTTTGCTAAGGGCTTGGGACAAGGTTAAACAGTTTTTCGAGCGGGATGACAAGGGGATCTTTTCCAAACGTAAATCCTAA
- a CDS encoding DnaJ C-terminal domain-containing protein, whose product MAASDFKDYYQILGVSKDASPDEIKRAYRKLARKYHPDVNPGDQQAEERFKAINEAHEVLSDPEKRRRYDQFGQYWQQGGSQASTATGFEGFGQYGSFDDFINELLGRMGSRQGYTTGFAGFRPVDLPGQDVKASLTLTWPEAFEGCQKRLTLNGETITLRIPPGAKQGSRLRVKGKGQVSPFGSQQRGDLFLNLELPPHPFFRFEGDDLLCEIPITPDEAVLGATVEIPTPTGKVQLKIPAGVDSGQILRLRGQGWRDPEGQRSDLRVRLKVVTPKTLSSEERELYEKLRHQRQWDPRRSLKEVHL is encoded by the coding sequence ATGGCCGCCAGTGACTTCAAGGATTACTACCAAATCCTGGGGGTAAGCAAGGATGCGTCTCCCGATGAGATCAAGCGTGCCTATCGCAAGCTGGCTCGCAAATATCACCCGGATGTCAACCCTGGCGATCAGCAAGCGGAGGAGCGCTTCAAAGCCATCAACGAAGCCCATGAGGTGCTCTCGGATCCGGAAAAACGGCGCCGCTACGACCAGTTTGGGCAGTATTGGCAGCAGGGGGGATCCCAAGCCAGTACTGCCACTGGGTTTGAGGGCTTTGGGCAGTACGGCAGCTTTGATGACTTTATTAACGAGCTGCTGGGGCGCATGGGATCCCGCCAGGGGTACACCACAGGGTTTGCTGGGTTCAGGCCAGTGGATCTGCCGGGGCAGGATGTAAAAGCTAGCCTCACCCTTACATGGCCGGAGGCTTTTGAGGGTTGCCAAAAGCGGCTGACCCTCAACGGCGAAACCATCACCCTTCGCATCCCCCCTGGTGCCAAGCAGGGCAGTCGCCTACGGGTCAAAGGTAAGGGGCAGGTCAGTCCCTTTGGCAGCCAGCAACGGGGGGATCTTTTTCTCAACCTGGAGCTTCCACCCCATCCCTTCTTTCGGTTTGAGGGGGATGACCTACTTTGTGAGATCCCGATCACTCCGGATGAGGCTGTCCTGGGAGCTACTGTGGAGATTCCCACTCCTACGGGCAAAGTCCAGCTCAAGATCCCCGCTGGGGTGGATAGTGGCCAGATCCTACGGCTGCGGGGGCAAGGCTGGCGGGATCCCGAGGGGCAGCGGAGCGATCTACGGGTGCGCCTCAAGGTGGTTACCCCCAAAACCCTGAGCTCAGAAGAGCGGGAACTCTACGAAAAACTTCGACATCAGCGGCAGTGGGATCCCCGTCGCTCACTGAAGGAGGTGCATCTATGA
- a CDS encoding chaperone modulator CbpM has product MSLAIVQLEERFYTLEQTTEATQLPLHLLEWLIGQGLIEMENQYLAPQQVRRLIQMKRLHRDLGLNWTGAAMVLDMAQEIAQLKAQLRVYRGF; this is encoded by the coding sequence ATGAGCCTAGCCATTGTCCAGTTGGAGGAGCGATTTTATACCTTAGAGCAAACCACCGAGGCCACCCAACTGCCCTTGCATCTATTGGAATGGCTGATTGGACAGGGACTAATCGAGATGGAAAACCAGTATCTGGCACCTCAGCAGGTGCGGCGGCTAATACAGATGAAGAGGTTGCATCGGGACTTAGGCCTTAACTGGACCGGTGCAGCCATGGTGCTGGATATGGCTCAGGAAATTGCTCAGCTCAAGGCTCAGTTACGGGTTTATCGGGGTTTCTGA
- a CDS encoding photosystem reaction center subunit H — protein MEHIIRRSQVIGLVALDGTTATGLGRVEEIWVDPQGRVSYFTSSQGYTPLEQISVIGPDALLTYANVFTTPKLPLSSLYKRVVRLGDQPVGWIEDFLFDWETGDIAAYILGGSIAEPWGGRAVLFPDDVEVIDLEAVVVRQDAPQRLKSEAEGLRGFLSEKSQQVKQLVQRMGDRLKSLVAPQDPPEIVRVKIQQVREELAKVGRFDHPLLDEATEYLQQGWERWQQRLSRAGQRMQAALSAAWQKLTEKD, from the coding sequence ATGGAACACATTATTCGTCGCAGTCAAGTTATTGGCCTAGTGGCTCTCGATGGCACCACCGCCACCGGCCTTGGTCGTGTGGAAGAAATTTGGGTCGATCCCCAGGGACGAGTGAGCTACTTCACCAGCAGCCAGGGTTACACCCCTCTAGAGCAAATTTCGGTGATTGGCCCGGATGCGCTGTTGACCTATGCCAATGTTTTTACGACCCCCAAGCTCCCGCTCAGCTCTTTGTACAAGCGGGTGGTGCGTCTGGGGGACCAGCCAGTGGGCTGGATTGAAGATTTCTTGTTCGACTGGGAAACGGGGGATATTGCCGCCTACATCTTGGGGGGCAGCATTGCTGAGCCTTGGGGAGGGAGAGCGGTACTCTTTCCTGATGATGTCGAAGTGATTGATCTGGAAGCTGTGGTCGTGCGGCAGGATGCTCCCCAACGGCTCAAGTCCGAAGCAGAAGGACTCAGGGGCTTTTTGAGCGAAAAATCTCAGCAGGTGAAGCAACTGGTGCAGCGTATGGGGGATCGCCTCAAAAGTTTGGTTGCCCCTCAGGATCCCCCTGAGATCGTGCGGGTTAAAATTCAGCAGGTGCGAGAGGAGCTGGCCAAGGTAGGCCGATTTGACCACCCTCTGCTGGACGAAGCAACCGAGTATTTGCAGCAGGGTTGGGAACGCTGGCAACAGCGGTTAAGCCGAGCTGGTCAACGGATGCAGGCCGCCCTCAGCGCCGCATGGCAAAAACTCACTGAAAAAGACTGA
- a CDS encoding SDR family oxidoreductase produces MQAFVAGATGETGRRIVQELVGRGIRVRALVRSRELAAQVLPPEAEIVVGDVLDPATLKAGMEGCTVVLCATGARPSWDPFQPYRVDYEGTKNLVNMAKSQGIQHFVLVSSLCVSQFFHPLNLFWLILVWKKQAEQYLQKSGLTYTIVRPGGLKNQDNNDGIVLSKADTLFEGSIPRTKVAQVAVESLFQPAARNRIVEIVAKPEVPNQDWSSLFALAD; encoded by the coding sequence ATGCAAGCCTTTGTTGCAGGTGCGACTGGAGAAACTGGGCGCCGCATTGTTCAGGAGCTGGTCGGCCGTGGGATCCGGGTACGAGCGCTGGTGCGCAGTCGGGAATTGGCGGCTCAAGTTTTGCCTCCAGAGGCTGAGATTGTGGTAGGGGATGTGCTGGATCCAGCCACCCTCAAGGCAGGTATGGAGGGATGTACAGTGGTCTTGTGTGCCACTGGGGCCAGACCCAGCTGGGATCCCTTCCAGCCCTACCGGGTCGATTACGAAGGCACTAAGAATTTGGTGAATATGGCCAAAAGCCAAGGGATCCAACACTTTGTTTTGGTCTCTTCTTTATGCGTGTCGCAGTTTTTTCATCCGCTCAATTTGTTTTGGCTGATCTTGGTGTGGAAAAAGCAGGCGGAACAATACCTACAAAAAAGTGGTCTCACTTACACCATTGTGCGGCCAGGGGGCCTGAAAAATCAGGACAACAACGATGGCATCGTTCTATCCAAAGCCGATACCCTGTTTGAGGGCAGCATTCCCCGTACGAAAGTGGCACAAGTGGCTGTAGAAAGCTTGTTCCAACCCGCAGCTCGAAATCGGATCGTCGAGATTGTGGCCAAACCTGAAGTACCCAACCAAGACTGGAGCAGTCTGTTTGCCTTGGCAGACTGA
- the pruA gene encoding L-glutamate gamma-semialdehyde dehydrogenase gives MVAQATLPAYETQTQTIAQSLLASVTGEGKSLLSQWRDQLRWEDRLLAWAMENPHLRAQMFRLIDVLPSLKSKAEVARHLQEYLSDAAVELPGLLKNLLNFADPDSIPGQLAATTLTTAVEALAHRYIAGETLKQVSKTLETLHRQGMAFTVDLLGEAVITEAEAQSYWERYLQVMEHLAAAVKTWPQPSPLPQVSVKLTAFYSQFDPLDPVGAKAKVGERIRPLLRRAAELGVEIHFDMEQYRYKSLTLSILQELLLEPEFKSRTDIGLTLQAYLRDSYADLQNLITWAKERGSPVTVRLVKGAYWDQETILAAQKHWPQPVYNDKSATDANFERLTQLLLEHYTHLYAAIGSHNIRSQAKAIAIAQALGVPKEAFELQVLYGMADKLAKALVQTGHRVRVYCPYGELLPGMAYLIRRLLENTANSSFLRQSVQGCDAAQLLAPPVFNEGSVFHQAPAPLSFVAAPDTDFSQPQQRDPFFQALEKIRTQLGQPVQPWIAGKPVATAESIPSLNPAHPTQVVAQIGLASPEQVEAAIAAAQASFPLWKRTPISVRAGILRRVAELIEGQRAELAAWMVLEVGKPIAQADGEISEAIDFCRYYAQQMETLEQGQARDVPGETNRYHYQPRGLAVVIAPWNFPLSIPCGMTVAALVAGNCVLLKPAEQSSLIASQLAGYIRTALDEAGIPAGVFQFLPGVGEHIGPLLVKDPRVHLIAFTGSQAVGCQILAQAAQLQPGQHHIKRVIAEMGGKNAIIVDESADLDQAIKGVINSAFGYSGQKCSACSRVVVLEPIHDLVLGRLIEATQSLNVGDPAHPSTQVGPVIDAEAQTRLHQAIASAQAYARLELSLPVPEQGYYVGPTLFSQVDPQSELAQREWFGPVLAILRAPNFAGALEIANGTPYALTGGLYSRTPSHIQQARQEFAVGNLYINRDITGALVEQQPFGGFKLSGVGSKAGGPDYLLQFLEPRTITENIQRQGFAPIEGS, from the coding sequence ATGGTTGCTCAAGCTACCCTCCCTGCTTACGAGACCCAAACCCAAACTATTGCCCAATCGTTGTTAGCGTCAGTTACAGGAGAAGGCAAGTCCCTGCTGTCCCAGTGGCGGGATCAACTGCGCTGGGAGGATAGGCTGCTGGCTTGGGCGATGGAAAATCCCCACCTGCGGGCGCAAATGTTTCGCCTCATCGATGTGCTGCCCAGTCTGAAAAGCAAAGCAGAAGTGGCTCGACATTTGCAGGAATACCTCTCGGATGCGGCGGTGGAGTTGCCGGGTCTGTTGAAGAACCTGCTCAATTTTGCGGATCCCGACTCGATTCCCGGACAGTTGGCGGCCACCACCCTGACCACTGCTGTAGAAGCCCTGGCCCACCGCTACATCGCCGGAGAAACCCTGAAGCAGGTAAGCAAAACCCTCGAAACTCTGCATCGCCAGGGCATGGCCTTCACGGTGGATTTGCTGGGAGAAGCCGTCATCACCGAAGCCGAAGCCCAATCCTACTGGGAGCGCTACCTGCAGGTGATGGAGCATTTGGCAGCAGCCGTGAAGACTTGGCCACAACCTTCTCCTCTACCCCAGGTGTCGGTAAAGCTGACGGCCTTCTATTCCCAATTCGACCCCCTGGATCCGGTGGGGGCCAAAGCCAAAGTAGGAGAGCGGATCCGCCCCCTCCTGCGACGGGCCGCCGAACTGGGGGTAGAGATCCATTTTGATATGGAGCAGTACCGCTACAAGTCCCTCACCCTGAGCATTTTGCAGGAGCTGCTCCTGGAGCCGGAGTTCAAAAGTCGTACCGATATTGGCCTGACCTTGCAAGCCTACCTGCGGGATAGCTACGCTGATTTGCAGAATCTGATCACCTGGGCCAAAGAACGTGGATCCCCGGTAACGGTGCGCTTGGTGAAAGGGGCCTATTGGGATCAAGAAACCATCCTGGCGGCTCAAAAACACTGGCCGCAACCGGTTTATAACGACAAATCTGCCACCGATGCCAATTTTGAGCGCCTAACTCAACTGCTGTTGGAGCATTACACCCATCTCTACGCTGCCATTGGCAGCCATAACATCCGCTCCCAAGCCAAGGCCATCGCCATTGCCCAAGCTCTAGGAGTGCCCAAGGAGGCGTTTGAACTGCAGGTGCTCTACGGCATGGCGGACAAACTGGCTAAAGCCTTGGTGCAAACGGGGCATCGGGTACGGGTGTACTGCCCCTACGGGGAGTTGCTGCCAGGGATGGCCTATTTGATCCGGCGTTTGTTGGAAAATACCGCCAACAGTTCTTTCTTGCGGCAAAGCGTTCAGGGTTGTGACGCGGCACAACTACTGGCCCCCCCGGTCTTCAATGAGGGATCCGTTTTTCATCAGGCCCCTGCCCCCCTCTCCTTTGTGGCGGCCCCCGATACGGACTTCAGCCAACCCCAGCAACGGGATCCCTTTTTTCAAGCCCTAGAAAAAATTCGCACCCAACTAGGCCAGCCAGTACAGCCCTGGATTGCCGGCAAGCCCGTGGCCACAGCAGAGAGCATTCCTTCCCTGAACCCCGCCCACCCCACCCAAGTGGTGGCCCAGATTGGCTTAGCCAGCCCTGAGCAGGTGGAAGCAGCCATTGCAGCCGCCCAGGCTAGTTTTCCCCTTTGGAAGCGTACCCCCATCTCGGTTAGAGCCGGGATCCTGCGGCGGGTAGCAGAGCTGATAGAGGGGCAGCGGGCGGAATTGGCCGCTTGGATGGTGCTGGAGGTGGGCAAACCCATTGCGCAGGCGGATGGGGAAATTTCCGAGGCCATCGACTTTTGCCGCTACTACGCCCAGCAGATGGAAACCCTAGAGCAGGGGCAAGCGCGGGATGTTCCGGGGGAAACCAACCGCTACCACTACCAACCCCGCGGCTTGGCGGTGGTAATCGCTCCCTGGAACTTCCCCCTCTCCATTCCCTGTGGCATGACGGTGGCAGCCTTGGTGGCGGGCAACTGTGTGCTGCTCAAACCGGCGGAACAATCCTCCCTGATCGCCTCCCAATTGGCTGGCTATATCCGCACCGCCCTAGACGAGGCCGGGATCCCAGCGGGGGTCTTTCAGTTTCTGCCGGGGGTAGGGGAACACATCGGCCCGCTGTTGGTCAAAGATCCGAGGGTACATCTGATCGCCTTCACCGGATCCCAGGCGGTAGGCTGCCAGATCCTCGCCCAAGCCGCCCAACTGCAACCGGGCCAGCACCACATCAAACGGGTGATCGCCGAGATGGGGGGCAAAAACGCCATCATCGTGGATGAAAGTGCCGACTTGGATCAGGCCATCAAAGGGGTGATCAACTCCGCCTTTGGCTACAGCGGCCAAAAATGCTCCGCTTGTTCGCGGGTCGTTGTTTTGGAGCCGATTCACGATTTGGTTTTGGGACGATTGATCGAGGCCACCCAGTCTTTGAATGTTGGGGATCCCGCCCATCCCAGCACCCAAGTAGGCCCGGTGATCGATGCAGAAGCGCAAACCCGGTTGCACCAGGCCATTGCCTCTGCCCAAGCCTATGCCCGTTTAGAACTGAGCCTGCCGGTACCGGAACAGGGTTACTATGTCGGCCCCACTCTGTTTAGCCAAGTGGATCCGCAGTCGGAACTGGCCCAACGGGAGTGGTTCGGCCCGGTACTTGCCATTTTGCGTGCCCCTAACTTTGCTGGCGCCCTGGAAATAGCCAACGGCACCCCCTACGCCCTCACGGGTGGTCTCTACAGCCGCACTCCCTCCCATATCCAACAGGCCCGCCAAGAGTTTGCCGTCGGCAACCTCTACATCAACCGCGATATCACGGGGGCCTTGGTGGAGCAGCAACCCTTCGGAGGCTTCAAGCTGTCCGGGGTGGGATCCAAAGCTGGTGGCCCCGACTACCTGCTGCAATTCTTAGAACCCCGCACCATCACCGAAAATATCCAGCGCCAGGGCTTTGCCCCAATTGAGGGATCCTAG
- the psbA gene encoding photosystem II q(b) protein, with protein MTTVIQRRSASNVWEQFCEWVTSTDNRLYIGWFGVLMIPTLLTATTCFIIAFIGAPPVDIDGIREPVSGSLLYGNNIISGAVVPSSAAIGLHFYPIWEAASLDEWLYNGGPYQLIVLHFLLGVFCYMGREWELSYRLGMRPWIAVAYSAPVAAATAVFLIYPIGQGSFSDGMPLGISGTFNFMLVFQAEHNILMHPFHQLGVAGVFGGALFSAMHGSLVTSSLIRETSEDESQNAGYKFGQEEETYNIVAAHGYFGRLIFQYASFNNSRSLHFFLAAWPVIGIWFTALGISIMAFNLNGFNFNQSIVDSNGRVVGTWADVLNRANLGMEVMHERNAHNFPLDLAAVESAPAIRG; from the coding sequence ATGACTACTGTTATCCAACGTCGCTCTGCGAGCAACGTGTGGGAGCAGTTTTGTGAGTGGGTTACCTCTACCGACAACCGTCTCTACATTGGCTGGTTCGGCGTATTGATGATCCCCACTTTGCTGACTGCCACCACCTGCTTCATCATCGCTTTCATCGGTGCTCCCCCAGTGGACATCGACGGCATCCGGGAGCCAGTTTCTGGCTCTTTGCTCTACGGCAACAACATCATTTCTGGTGCTGTGGTGCCTTCTTCTGCGGCTATTGGCCTGCACTTTTACCCGATTTGGGAAGCTGCTTCTTTGGATGAGTGGCTCTACAATGGCGGCCCTTACCAGCTGATTGTGCTGCACTTTTTGCTGGGTGTGTTCTGCTACATGGGTCGGGAGTGGGAATTGAGCTATCGCTTGGGGATGCGTCCCTGGATTGCGGTGGCTTACTCGGCTCCTGTGGCAGCGGCAACCGCTGTGTTTTTGATTTACCCGATTGGCCAAGGTTCTTTCTCTGATGGCATGCCTTTGGGGATTTCTGGGACGTTCAATTTCATGTTGGTGTTCCAAGCTGAGCACAATATCCTGATGCACCCGTTCCACCAGTTGGGTGTGGCCGGTGTGTTTGGTGGGGCTTTGTTCTCGGCGATGCACGGGTCTTTGGTGACCTCCAGCTTGATTCGTGAGACGTCTGAAGATGAGTCTCAGAATGCTGGGTACAAGTTTGGCCAAGAGGAAGAGACCTACAATATCGTGGCGGCTCACGGTTACTTTGGTCGGTTGATTTTCCAATATGCGTCGTTCAACAACAGCCGCAGCCTGCACTTTTTCCTGGCTGCTTGGCCTGTGATTGGGATTTGGTTCACGGCGTTGGGCATCAGCATCATGGCCTTCAACCTGAATGGGTTCAACTTCAACCAATCCATCGTGGACAGCAATGGCCGCGTCGTGGGGACTTGGGCTGATGTGCTGAACCGTGCCAACTTGGGGATGGAAGTGATGCATGAGCGCAATGCTCACAACTTCCCCTTGGATTTGGCGGCTGTGGAGTCGGCTCCGGCTATCCGTGGCTGA
- a CDS encoding UPF0182 family membrane protein, with amino-acid sequence MGQMQTLRRGLILLLWIGLGLLAITGLAAFYVDLAWFAELNALPVLWTRVVARWGLGLGAFVFALVVAGSNIRSCWRGATLTWAWVIALGLSGFFAWSLANHWFTLLLWLNQGPVGEADPIFSRDLGFYLFSLPFWETLQQWCFNLVLLTLITTVIIYLVELGLSEQRLTMALSLFAQRHLLILGGSLFLLRAWGHWLDRYELLYSSRGVVFGASFTDVHATLPATTLMSGVALLTAIGFFVLARQGTRLSLPLPKQLCDPWASSLLAPALLWGAYLGFGVLTTGLYPQILQTLLVSPNELELERPYIEHNIRFTRAGFGLSNITVQPFLEEGSLTAEVLEQNQPTLTNVRLWDADPLLATYRQLQEIRPYYQFPYVNVDRYRIGGELRQVMHAARELDFAQVPPAAQTWINERFFYTHGYGLTLSPVNVVTPEGLPDFFLSDIPPRISPRYPEVASVLRVDQPALYYGELTTTDVFVGTEARELDYPAADRYVYGNYRGTGGVPIPHLWQRFLYAWHFGDLRILISQELSKNSRFLYRRQIRERIRQLMPFLHYDQDPYLVIVDGRLYWFLDAYTTSSRYPYSEHATSSSFSFNYIRNSVKGVMDAYNGSLDLYIAEPEDPLIQAYDRIYPSLFHPLSDLPEVLRQHIRYPQDLFRVQVQQFATYHMTDPRIFYNREDQWQIPNQFRNRRRTPMQPQYLILTLPDEQALSGLSNPPEFVLLSPFTPINKQNMVGWMAARCDGENYGKLLVYEFSKQRLVYGPEQVEARVNQDPGISEQIALWNQHGSRVNLGTLLVIPIENSLLYVQPLYIEAEQGRLPQLTRVIAAYEDRVVMESNLNQALRTLFSPSRGWTHR; translated from the coding sequence ATGGGGCAAATGCAGACCTTGCGGCGAGGGTTGATCCTGCTGCTCTGGATAGGGTTAGGGCTCCTAGCCATCACAGGGTTGGCAGCTTTTTATGTGGATCTGGCTTGGTTCGCCGAATTGAATGCCCTGCCGGTGCTGTGGACGCGGGTTGTAGCCCGTTGGGGGCTGGGTTTAGGAGCTTTCGTCTTCGCCTTGGTGGTGGCGGGATCCAACATCCGTTCCTGCTGGCGGGGGGCAACCCTGACCTGGGCTTGGGTCATTGCCTTGGGCTTGAGTGGCTTTTTTGCTTGGTCTCTTGCCAATCACTGGTTTACGCTGCTGCTTTGGCTCAACCAAGGGCCCGTTGGGGAGGCCGATCCGATTTTTAGCCGAGATCTCGGCTTTTACCTCTTCAGCCTGCCCTTCTGGGAGACTCTGCAACAGTGGTGTTTTAACCTGGTGCTCCTCACCCTAATCACCACGGTAATCATCTATCTGGTAGAACTGGGACTTTCCGAACAGCGGCTCACCATGGCCCTCTCCCTATTTGCCCAGCGGCATCTACTGATTTTGGGGGGATCCCTGTTTTTGCTGCGGGCTTGGGGACATTGGTTGGATCGCTATGAGCTGCTCTATTCCAGTCGGGGTGTTGTGTTTGGGGCCAGCTTTACGGATGTCCATGCGACGCTACCAGCCACTACCCTAATGAGCGGGGTGGCCCTCCTGACGGCCATCGGCTTTTTTGTCCTGGCTCGGCAGGGCACGCGCCTGAGCTTACCTTTACCGAAACAGTTGTGCGACCCCTGGGCCAGTTCTCTGCTGGCTCCAGCTCTTCTCTGGGGGGCCTACTTGGGGTTTGGAGTGCTAACCACTGGCTTGTACCCACAAATCCTACAGACGCTGTTGGTTTCCCCCAACGAGCTGGAGCTAGAACGCCCCTACATCGAGCACAACATCCGCTTCACCCGCGCCGGTTTTGGCCTCAGCAACATCACCGTGCAGCCTTTTCTAGAAGAGGGATCCCTGACAGCAGAGGTGCTCGAACAAAATCAACCCACCCTGACCAATGTGCGCCTCTGGGATGCAGATCCTCTGTTGGCCACCTACCGGCAGTTACAAGAGATTCGCCCCTACTACCAATTTCCTTATGTGAATGTGGATCGCTACCGCATTGGGGGGGAACTGCGCCAGGTGATGCACGCCGCCCGCGAGCTGGACTTCGCCCAAGTGCCCCCCGCCGCCCAAACCTGGATTAACGAGCGCTTTTTCTACACCCACGGCTATGGTCTCACCCTCAGCCCGGTGAATGTGGTCACACCGGAAGGGTTGCCGGACTTTTTCCTATCGGATATTCCGCCGCGCATTTCTCCGCGCTACCCAGAGGTGGCTTCTGTGCTGCGGGTGGATCAACCGGCCCTCTACTATGGTGAGCTGACTACCACTGATGTGTTTGTGGGCACCGAGGCGCGTGAATTGGATTACCCAGCAGCAGATCGCTATGTGTACGGCAATTACCGAGGCACAGGCGGAGTGCCGATTCCCCACCTCTGGCAACGCTTTCTTTACGCTTGGCATTTCGGTGATTTGCGTATTCTAATCAGCCAAGAACTCTCAAAAAACAGTCGCTTTCTCTACCGGCGCCAAATTCGGGAGCGCATCCGCCAGCTAATGCCTTTTTTGCACTATGACCAGGATCCCTATTTGGTGATTGTGGATGGAAGGCTCTACTGGTTTCTCGATGCCTACACCACCAGCAGCCGTTACCCCTACTCAGAACATGCGACCTCTTCTTCCTTTTCTTTCAACTATATTCGCAATTCTGTGAAGGGGGTGATGGATGCCTACAACGGCAGCCTTGATCTTTACATCGCTGAGCCGGAGGATCCCTTAATTCAAGCCTATGACCGCATTTATCCCAGCCTGTTTCACCCCCTAAGCGACTTGCCCGAGGTTCTACGGCAACACATTCGTTATCCACAAGACCTTTTCCGGGTACAGGTGCAGCAGTTTGCCACCTACCACATGACGGATCCCCGCATCTTTTACAACCGCGAAGATCAGTGGCAGATCCCCAATCAATTCCGTAACCGCCGCCGCACCCCGATGCAGCCCCAGTACCTGATCCTGACCTTGCCGGATGAGCAGGCGCTTTCTGGCTTGAGTAATCCGCCGGAATTCGTCTTGCTCTCTCCCTTTACCCCGATCAACAAGCAAAACATGGTCGGCTGGATGGCGGCCCGCTGTGATGGCGAAAACTACGGCAAGCTGTTGGTTTATGAGTTTTCTAAGCAACGACTCGTGTATGGGCCTGAGCAGGTGGAAGCTCGTGTCAACCAGGATCCCGGTATTTCTGAGCAAATCGCTCTCTGGAACCAGCATGGATCCCGGGTGAACCTGGGCACGCTTCTGGTGATCCCGATTGAGAATTCTTTGCTGTACGTGCAGCCTCTCTACATCGAAGCAGAACAGGGGCGCCTCCCTCAACTGACCCGGGTGATCGCGGCTTATGAAGACCGAGTGGTGATGGAATCAAATCTAAACCAAGCCCTGAGAACCCTCTTCTCGCCCAGCCGCGGATGGACCCATCGCTAG